ACATAAACGTTGTAACCTCACTTTTTAGAGCAGCAGTTGTTGTACCTCGGTGTGCTGGATCTACAGAATGTAGGGTCTCCGTAATCTTTAAAGCATCAGAAACACATCACATATAGTGGTCTTCAAAATTCTAATGTGTAAATTGACAAAATTGGTAAAACATTGTATCCACTGAATGGCCTCCCAAGTAAATAATCAGCTATTGACAATATTTCATGTCAACtaaatcaaaatttcaaatcAGCTCCTGTTCAAAGTTGATCTCAGATCCCTCGGCAGGACCAGCTAGCTTCACCAAGCCAATTAACCTTAACATAGCTGAAAATAGAAAACCAGATACCAAGAATCACAAATTCCATTCTGCGCTCAATGAGTCCAACAATATTATATTGAACTAATAGCACCCAATTACACTTTCGGAATGAACAAACTACCTATGATGAAGAAACAACCACAGGTTGTTGCTGATATACTgagatattaaaaataaaattccacATATGACTATGCTCATTTTCCAGAGACGTAGCTTTATATTGAACTATTTATAATGATGTTGCATACCGGATACATGTATTTcatttcttcttctgatcttaagGATGAAAAACAACACTCTTAGCTTAAATTTGATCAAAGATTGTTTCCCACACGTGTGTGTATTGCTTTTGAAAATTGCTCACTTTTTGCAGATTTGGTAACATAAATATTGCATCAATTTCCGTTGAGAAGCCTCTCGAGTAAATAATCAGTTACTGAGAATGTTTCATGTCATGTAAACCAAAATTTCCCTTCAGATCTTGTTCAAAGTTGATTGCAAATTCATGGGTACATGTATCTTCTCCAGGCAATATAACCATAACAGGTCTGAAAAATAGAAACCAGATATCAAGAATCATAAATTCCATTATGACCTCAATAAGCTGAACATTAGTACATTGAACTAACTACAGCCAATTGCAATTTCTGAATTTATGTAATATGAAGAAACAAGCACCTGGTATACTgagaaatttcaaaataaaaatgccACAAATTAATAATGCTTGTGTTTCACACAGTTTGCTTTATATAGAAATATTTAATTATGACACATAAGGAATACCTGTGTTTTATATTTCTTCTTCCAATCTTGAGAATAGTAAGCATTAAGCAACCTTTTGCCCTGTATTTCCTTTGAAAATCTGCTCATTTCCTTGAGATTCAGTAACATATATACTAAATCAGTTTccataaaatatataattttattcagAAGGTCATCATATACACAAGAAGTATAATAAAAATTCAAGCAAGAAGTTTCAGTGCCAATTGCCTAAATATTTGGCATAATGTGATCCATATAGCCAACCTCACTTAGTGGGGTAAGGCTTTTATAATCACCAATCAAGCTACAAATCATGGAATCATTGAGTGCAATGACAAAGTTAAActgtagaaagaaaaaaaatgtgaaatgaAACATGTGGTTGACTAAACTTTatgaataatttttcttttaacatGGTAAAGAAAAGTGTGCGCGAAAATAGCTTTCGTTGTAGaggagataatgaagaaaagTGGGTTAGTGCAGAACAAATTACCTGTTGATAATCAGGGCTCATGAAATTACTTTGGAATCAACCTGAATGCGGTGGATGTGGGAAATTTTGGGCCAAATTTGAGGGTGCTTCACGCGGCACTGTTCTCCCAGCAAAGGGCATTCAGAGATGTCAAGTTCAGTTAGAGATGTAGGAAGCTTTGCTTCCGCCATGTTCTCCAGCTTTGGACATTTCTCAATTGTTAACTGTTTGAGGGAGGTGAGGTGGAGAAGCCCTTTGCAATCCAACGTCTCCAGACTTGAGAAATCATATAGTAATAGTGACTTCAGGGAGGAAGGCAGCAACCCCTCTTTTGGGATGGACTTTATCCCATCACATGGACCGTATATCTGGAGGTAGGTAAGCTTGTCCATGGATGGCCATGCTAGGCAGCTCAGCAGTTTCGTGCTATTCCTGATCACAATTGTTGTCAAGCTAGGCGGCAAACCTTCTTCAGGAAACGACTTAATTCTTGGACAGTAAGCTATCGAAAGAAGTACCAAGTTTGGGAGAAGAGTATTCATCCGAGGAGGCAATGACTCTACCTTGTCGCACCCGGAAACCCTGAAGCCAGTCATTCTGGGCGCAGCCAATCCTTCTCTTGCCAATGATACTAAATTGGGGCATTTGGAGATATGAAGATCTCTCAGATTTTGAAGAGTAAAATCCCGTGAGTGTGACACTGAAATAGATTCCAGATTTACACAGTCTGAGATGTATAGTTTTTTGAGATTTGGAAAAGCCTCCAGTGGGAGAGACATGAGCGAATCACAGCTGCTCTGTATTTGCAGTATCTCTAGTAACTCGAGTGTCTGTTGCTGCTGCTGAGGGAATTCTAGTTCTCTACATCTCTCAATTTCCAGAGTCATCAGTGATGCAGGTAAGCAATCCCCCAGAAATGACATCATAGACGAGCAATCTTTCAATGTCAAATGTTTTAGGAGAGGAAAATCTTGCAATACTACTTTATTGACATCATTTATAACTAGTAGGCGCATGGAGGGAGCCATTGGGAGAGAACAAGTAAGTTGCTCGCACTTTTGAATATCAAGTTCTTCTAGAGCAGGGAGGTGACTCGGCAAATCTCCCCTCAATTTTGGACAATGTTGTACTCTTAGACGCTTAAGCTGAGGAAAAGCATGTGGCTCAAAACAACTCCACACCTCCCAACAAGGCATCCTTATAAATTCAAGAGATTCAAGTGAGGGAAAAGGTGTCAACAAAGAGTCATCATTATTCTTGTTGAAAAAACTGGCATCAATAGTCTCCAACGTATTAAAATCTGAAATTGCCAGGTCCTTGAGAGATGGGAGGTGTCCAAGTGAAGGGAGAGTAATACAATTATTGCAACCAGACAACCTTATCCTAGTCATATTGTGGTAGCAAGACATTCCAATCCAATCAGGGTATCTGGTACCTCCGTAGCCTTTTACCTCCAGGGACTCAAGGTCTTGGTGAGGCTCTAACTTGCAAAGTATATCAACTTCGGTTTGGGAATCGATACAACCCTTATCGGAAGGCCAGTCCAGTACTAAATGCTGAATGTGCTTCTTATCCATCATCCTTGCCTCCAACGCTTCACTACCATTCTCAACATTCTCCAATTGGTAAATTGTAAACTGCCCACCAAGATTTGAAAGCCCTCCCAGCTCATTGATCTTGATCTTTTCATGCTTGCCCACAATGAAGTAAGGCAAATGTCGCAACTGCTTTAATTTGCTCATTTCTTTGGGCATCTCCTTTATACATGTTCTAGAAATACCAAGATAGTGCAAGTTTACAAGTTTTTGCATGCCACAAGGTAGCATAGTAAGCGCACCACAATCCTCTAGCTTCAACGTTTGCAGATTATACAAATTACACAATGACTCTGGTAATGACTCTATTTCTGCCCCGGAGAGATCCAAATAACGCAAATGGATCATTCCACCTATAGAATCAGGCAATGCAAAGAGATTTCCAAAGGAACGAAATGATAAAACTCTCAAGTACTCAAAACTCAACACCTCAGTACATAGTACCTCGTCATTCTCGGATACAGATTTTTTATCGTTAATCCTAAAAAATGTTCTTAGGAATTTAGCATTACCTAAGACCCCAAAGTTTTCTGAGTTGGGACTACTGAAATTGTCGAATGACAAATGACGAGTTTTGCTACCAATAGTATTTTCATCCCCAAGATCATCTGATCTAAAGTAGAATTCCCCGCCAAGAAATGTTGCCAAATCATGCATGAGATCATGCATCCCAAAATACTCCTCCTTCCCCTTCCCCGGAGTACTTGAGCGTTGAAAAAATGAGCTTGAAACTAAATAATCAAAAAAAACATCACCAACTTCTTCTAGAGTCTTGCCCTTTTTCGGTGGTGGTAAAAGATCTTCAGCCATCCACAACTGGATCACATCACTTTTCATAAATTCATAATCTTTTGGGTATAATGAACAGTAAACAAAGCAGCGTTTCAAGTAAGGAGGGAGATAATGATAGCTAATTCTCAATGATGGAATAATCTTACTTTCAGATAATTCCCAAATGTCACAATTCAGCACATTATTCCAATCCTTAATATCACGCTTTCTTCCCAATAAACCTCCAAGTGATTGTGCAGCTAAAGGCAATCCCTTACACTTCTTAACAATCTCCAAGCCAATTTTCTCTAGATCTGTTGTATTCTCACCTGATCCTGGGGAAAGACAAGCATGGTTTGCAAATACTAACCAACAACATTCATTTGATAGTTGGCTTAAATTGTAAGTTTGAACAGTTTGGACTACAGATGCAACCTTTTCACTACGGGTTGTTACAAGAATTTTACTTCCCCTCATCCCATATCGCAAAGGTTTTCTAAGAAGATTCCAACTATCATAATCTTCGATCCAAACATCATCCAAAataattaagaattttttttccttcagcTTTTCAACCAATTTTTCTTGAAGTGAGTTTAGATCATTGATTTGACAAGCTTGTTGAGTAAGTGCCTCTGTTAAAGTTTTTGTAACTCCCATGATATCAAATGCTTCAGAAACACAAACCCAtccttttaaatcaaaattttgCTTCAAACTGTCATCACTGTATATCATTTGGGCTAGAGTGGTCTTTCCGACACCACCCATGCCCACAATAGAGATCACAGATACATCTTCACCTTCATTATTATCATCTAACAATAACTTGATTATAGCCTCCTTGTCTTCATCCCTCCCATATATATTTCTATCTGGCACAGATGTTGAGGGAACTCTGGATGAGGAATTATCCATTGCAATCTCTTTGAGATCAAGACTCTCTTTTAGTTTTAAGATATGCTCTAGCTTGTCAACTATTTCTTCCAACCTAGTAGCTATCTTCCTCCGATCTTGTGTATTGAAAGGGCGATATCTTGAAgccatcttctgatgttgtgaATTGAAAAGGCGAGAGAACAAGTTAGGAGTTACCTTTTTTAGAGTTGCAgctgcagcagcagcagcagctttGGTACAAACATGATCCATCAAGTCATCAGCCATGTAGACAACATGTTTGAGTTCATCGAGCCAGTCTTTGACATCAGAGTCACTGATCTGTTTCTTCTCAGCATCATTGAGCACAGCTTTGACCACTGTGAGAGTTGTCTTCATCCTGTCAAGTAAAGGGCCAAGCTTCTTGCCTCGGATGAAGTTGACAACCTCAGGTGAAGCAAGCTTGTCGAAAACAACATTAAGGAATGCACCGAGGAAAGCTCCTCCCACCAATATTGCTGCCATGATCACAAGAACAAGTGACTAGATTACAATTCAGACAAGAGTCAACAAAAGGAACAGAGTTGCTTGCACCTTGCAGTATGTACTCTGAACTCACAAGTCATGTGTTTAATATGTGCTCTATTTTTattatactagtgttttttactcgcgcgttgcacgggaaatttgTCTACACATAGTTTGCGAGACAAGTTGGGTGGTTACAGTTCTCTTTTTCCCCAGAAGATGATGCTTCCTTCCCatttcttcattttcattttcataattGAATGCTTCTTGGTCCCACATGGCACTATGAGGCATTATTTAGACTACTTTATATCTACAtattttgattttgactttTGCAGTTCTCAAAGTAAATTGAAACATATGCAACTTTGATCTATTAAATTTAAGGTTAAATTAATTTATGGATCCCTATGCTTTCATGTACTTTTAAATTAGATCCCTATATTCTATAACTTTCTAAAATGAGTGTTTAAAACAGTTTTatagaaacaatttttaaaatatatttttcaaagGAAAGTTGAGGAAGCTCATGAGTCATGAACTGAAGGGAGAAAAGAAACTGACCAGTGGAGACGATCTTGCACTGTGAAATCGTCGAGGAAGAGAAGCACCAAACCAACAAAAACGACGCCGTGCAAGATCGGAGGAAGGGGTTTGGTTCGGAATGCAGAAACAAGACTTGCCTGGTCATAGAAAACAGGGTTTGGTTTGCCATATGGTCATATGGTCAAACAAACCCAAATTCCTTtgataattaaaaaatgtaactaattaacaacttaaaaaatatgataaaatattataaatattttttatatttttttgtgagCACGAGGTATCCACTATCTCGATAGCAATAATTAATCATTTCGTCCCAGTGAGAAACAACTGGCTACAATATGCGATGCGCTGTATTCTAAAGTGGAAGAGACATTCACTTAAGATTTTTTTCCTCACTATATCTCAATCTCTTACAAATGGACATGAGCCTCCAAATTCGATCATCATCATATGTATGATCAATCTGAAATGGATATCATGTGTACTTTCAGGCAGCAGGAGAATTGAAGTCATAAAGAAATTTCACTAAAGAGCTGACTTTGTTGTTGGCAATATGGTATGCTTGTCAACTAGTAATATTTATCTTCTTTCTTTAGCTAGGCAAGGATTTGAGATCTTTTCCATTTTATTTATCCCTTTTCAGGCTCAGGGTTCAAAAGGTTATTACTAATTAGGATTAAAATAACTCTGTTTGCTGCATGGACATTTGTGATAGTGCTGGAAATGATGCTCTGCTGAACTTAATCATAGTATGTTTCCTACTCCCACTGTTTCTCTAAAACCACCTTTCGCTGTTAGCGCTTGACCTATTGCTGAACTCTTCTAGTGCCGTCCTGAAAATGCCTTTCAGGTTCACACACTCTTGAGCCATCTGcatttctttttaattattttttattgtcaGTTCTAATAACTATAAGAGCTTTTATTGTAATATTAATGTGATCAGATATTGATCAATTTCATCTCTCAATAGGTGGCTTTGGCTGGACCATCATTTACACTATTCATTGCAAGTTGGATCAATTTCATCTTCAAAATATCTAAGAAAAAAGGTTAAATGTAAGTTGTATTTATTGCACCATTATCATTGCTATGAATATGTATTGGAAATGTACTGTAAATGTATTTATCAGAATTTAATTACTGAATAACCCCTACTAATTTAGTTAATAGCTTAGTACtccttttaaaaatatatatatacccaaTCCCCTTTCACGTTCATCCATCGCTGGCAGCAACAGGAATGCAAATCGACGTGGTGCGGTGGTGGATCTCGGCAAGCCGCTTCTCCAACCAGTATGCCAAAGCTGATTGTGCCTTTGTTGAGTGTTGTAGTGCATAATTTCATTTCGTATACTCTATGTTTATGTGGAAATTTCTCTTGCAACCATTTAAAAGTGGGAGGTTTCATACGTTTTAGGCTTAATTTGCCATAATTTAGTCCTTAGAATTCTAAATAATGAGCTGAAGGGTTCAAACCAAACCCTTCCATTTTGAATGA
This portion of the Lotus japonicus ecotype B-129 chromosome 3, LjGifu_v1.2 genome encodes:
- the LOC130743244 gene encoding putative disease resistance protein At3g14460 gives rise to the protein MAAILVGGAFLGAFLNVVFDKLASPEVVNFIRGKKLGPLLDRMKTTLTVVKAVLNDAEKKQISDSDVKDWLDELKHVVYMADDLMDHVCTKAAAAAAAATLKKVTPNLFSRLFNSQHQKMASRYRPFNTQDRRKIATRLEEIVDKLEHILKLKESLDLKEIAMDNSSSRVPSTSVPDRNIYGRDEDKEAIIKLLLDDNNEGEDVSVISIVGMGGVGKTTLAQMIYSDDSLKQNFDLKGWVCVSEAFDIMGVTKTLTEALTQQACQINDLNSLQEKLVEKLKEKKFLIILDDVWIEDYDSWNLLRKPLRYGMRGSKILVTTRSEKVASVVQTVQTYNLSQLSNECCWLVFANHACLSPGSGENTTDLEKIGLEIVKKCKGLPLAAQSLGGLLGRKRDIKDWNNVLNCDIWELSESKIIPSLRISYHYLPPYLKRCFVYCSLYPKDYEFMKSDVIQLWMAEDLLPPPKKGKTLEEVGDVFFDYLVSSSFFQRSSTPGKGKEEYFGMHDLMHDLATFLGGEFYFRSDDLGDENTIGSKTRHLSFDNFSSPNSENFGVLGNAKFLRTFFRINDKKSVSENDEVLCTEVLSFEYLRVLSFRSFGNLFALPDSIGGMIHLRYLDLSGAEIESLPESLCNLYNLQTLKLEDCGALTMLPCGMQKLVNLHYLGISRTCIKEMPKEMSKLKQLRHLPYFIVGKHEKIKINELGGLSNLGGQFTIYQLENVENGSEALEARMMDKKHIQHLVLDWPSDKGCIDSQTEVDILCKLEPHQDLESLEVKGYGGTRYPDWIGMSCYHNMTRIRLSGCNNCITLPSLGHLPSLKDLAISDFNTLETIDASFFNKNNDDSLLTPFPSLESLEFIRMPCWEVWSCFEPHAFPQLKRLRVQHCPKLRGDLPSHLPALEELDIQKCEQLTCSLPMAPSMRLLVINDVNKVVLQDFPLLKHLTLKDCSSMMSFLGDCLPASLMTLEIERCRELEFPQQQQQTLELLEILQIQSSCDSLMSLPLEAFPNLKKLYISDCVNLESISVSHSRDFTLQNLRDLHISKCPNLVSLAREGLAAPRMTGFRVSGCDKVESLPPRMNTLLPNLVLLSIAYCPRIKSFPEEGLPPSLTTIVIRNSTKLLSCLAWPSMDKLTYLQIYGPCDGIKSIPKEGLLPSSLKSLLLYDFSSLETLDCKGLLHLTSLKQLTIEKCPKLENMAEAKLPTSLTELDISECPLLGEQCRVKHPQIWPKISHIHRIQVDSKVIS